The following are encoded in a window of Streptomyces sp. 11x1 genomic DNA:
- a CDS encoding SpoIIE family protein phosphatase — protein sequence MVRLLGRSRSQSTRRPQGRPAQGRDDRARRVPHGSDGGASREPEHGRGPLSGLRSALSGRSVAGQVFLLQVVIVLVLVVSAVVALVLQVRHDSSKEAHNRSLAVAETFANAPGTREALNAPDPTAVLQPRAEAARVQSKVDFIVVMNTDGIRYTHPKTDRIGKQFVGTVEPALKGESFTEEVNGTLGPLVQAVVPVKDPDGKVVGLVSAGITTENVGGVAEQQLPLVLAAAAAALALATAGTALVSKRLLRQTHGLGPSEMTRMYEHHDAVLHAVREGVIIVGGGGRLLLANDEAHRLLDLPADAEGRDVHSLGLEAHVADLLTSGRLANDEVHLVGDRLLAVNQRPTDLQGEPSGSVATLRDSTELRALSGRAEAARERLKLLYDAGVGVGTGLDVTRTAEELAEVAVPRFADFVTVDLAPAALSGEEPETATTLRRTACTGIRKDAPLYKVGERIDLVPSSPQARSIDGGSSTLVADLSRATGWQAQDLERSAQVVEYGIHSLIAVPLRVGQLVLGVATFWRSEKPEPFDQEELALAEELVARAAVSIDNARRYTREHTMAETLQRSLLPRNLPEQSALEVAYRYLPAQAGVGGDWFDVLPLSGTRVAVVVGDVVGHGLHAAATMGRLRTAVHNFTALDLPPDEILGLLDEMVSRIDQDEAVLDGNAPITGATCLYAIYDPVSRHCTVARAGHPPLAVARPDGTVDFPDVPAGPPLGLGGLPFETAELDLAEGSRIVLYTDGLVEDRERDIDDGLELLRAALAGADGSPQGTCEAVLDALPPSRASDDIALIVARTRALDSGRVVEWEVPGDPAAVRRARSEATRQLAVWGLEELEFTTELILSELVTNAIRYGGGPIRVRLIHDRQLICEVTDSSHTSPHLRYAATTDEGGRGLYLIAQLTQRWGTRYSPTGKTIWTEQALP from the coding sequence ATGGTCCGTCTCCTGGGTCGATCTCGCTCTCAATCGACCCGCCGTCCCCAGGGTCGGCCTGCGCAGGGCCGGGACGACCGCGCCCGGCGGGTACCGCATGGATCGGACGGCGGCGCGAGCCGGGAGCCGGAACACGGCCGGGGCCCGCTCTCGGGGTTGCGGTCGGCGCTGAGCGGGCGCAGTGTCGCCGGGCAGGTGTTCCTGCTGCAGGTCGTGATCGTGCTGGTACTGGTGGTGTCGGCCGTGGTGGCACTGGTCCTCCAGGTGCGGCACGACAGCTCCAAGGAGGCGCACAACCGTTCGCTCGCCGTGGCGGAGACGTTCGCCAACGCGCCGGGCACCCGGGAGGCGCTGAACGCCCCCGATCCGACGGCGGTGCTCCAGCCACGCGCCGAGGCCGCCCGGGTCCAGTCCAAGGTGGACTTCATCGTCGTGATGAACACCGACGGGATCCGGTACACCCATCCGAAGACCGACCGCATCGGCAAGCAGTTCGTCGGCACCGTCGAGCCCGCGCTGAAGGGCGAGTCCTTCACCGAGGAGGTGAACGGCACCCTGGGCCCGCTGGTCCAGGCCGTGGTGCCGGTCAAGGATCCCGACGGCAAGGTGGTGGGCCTGGTGTCGGCCGGCATCACCACCGAGAACGTGGGCGGGGTGGCCGAGCAGCAGCTGCCCCTCGTGCTGGCCGCCGCCGCGGCGGCCCTCGCCCTGGCGACGGCGGGCACGGCGCTCGTCAGCAAGCGCCTGCTGCGGCAGACCCACGGGCTCGGCCCGTCCGAGATGACTCGCATGTATGAGCACCACGACGCGGTGCTGCACGCCGTACGGGAGGGCGTGATCATCGTCGGCGGCGGGGGCCGGCTGCTGCTCGCCAACGACGAGGCGCACCGGTTGCTGGACCTCCCCGCGGACGCTGAGGGCCGGGACGTCCACTCCCTGGGCCTCGAGGCGCACGTGGCGGACCTGCTGACCTCCGGGCGGCTCGCCAACGACGAGGTGCACCTGGTGGGCGACCGGCTGCTGGCGGTCAACCAGCGGCCCACCGATCTCCAGGGCGAGCCCTCCGGCAGCGTCGCCACGCTCCGCGACTCCACCGAGCTGCGTGCCCTCTCCGGCCGCGCGGAGGCGGCGCGGGAGCGGCTGAAGCTGCTCTACGACGCCGGGGTGGGCGTCGGCACCGGCCTGGACGTGACCCGTACCGCCGAAGAACTGGCGGAGGTCGCGGTCCCCCGGTTCGCGGACTTCGTCACCGTGGACCTGGCCCCGGCCGCGCTCAGCGGCGAGGAGCCCGAGACGGCCACCACGCTGCGCCGTACGGCGTGCACCGGGATCCGCAAGGACGCGCCGCTGTACAAGGTGGGCGAGCGGATCGACCTGGTCCCCTCCTCGCCGCAGGCCCGCAGCATCGACGGCGGCAGCTCGACCCTCGTGGCCGACCTCAGCCGGGCGACCGGCTGGCAGGCCCAGGACCTCGAACGGTCCGCGCAGGTCGTCGAGTACGGCATCCACTCACTGATCGCCGTGCCGTTGCGGGTGGGCCAGCTGGTGCTGGGCGTCGCCACCTTCTGGCGCTCGGAGAAACCCGAGCCGTTCGACCAGGAGGAGCTGGCGCTCGCCGAGGAGCTCGTGGCGCGCGCGGCGGTCTCCATCGACAACGCGCGCCGCTACACCCGCGAGCACACGATGGCCGAGACCCTGCAGCGCAGCCTCCTGCCGCGCAACCTGCCCGAGCAGAGCGCCCTGGAGGTCGCCTACCGCTATCTGCCCGCCCAGGCCGGGGTGGGCGGCGACTGGTTCGACGTACTGCCGCTGTCCGGTACCCGGGTCGCCGTCGTCGTGGGCGACGTGGTCGGTCATGGTCTGCACGCGGCGGCCACGATGGGACGGCTGCGCACGGCGGTCCACAACTTCACCGCGCTGGACCTGCCGCCCGACGAGATCCTGGGGCTGCTGGACGAGATGGTCAGCCGGATCGACCAGGACGAGGCGGTGCTCGACGGCAACGCCCCGATCACCGGGGCCACCTGCCTGTACGCGATCTACGACCCGGTCTCACGGCATTGCACCGTCGCCCGCGCCGGTCATCCGCCGCTCGCGGTGGCCCGGCCCGACGGCACGGTCGACTTCCCCGACGTGCCGGCCGGCCCGCCGCTCGGTCTGGGCGGGCTGCCCTTCGAGACGGCCGAGCTGGACCTCGCCGAGGGCAGCCGCATCGTGCTGTACACCGACGGTCTCGTCGAGGACCGGGAGCGGGACATCGACGACGGGCTCGAACTGCTGCGCGCCGCCCTGGCGGGGGCCGACGGCTCGCCTCAGGGCACCTGTGAGGCCGTTCTCGACGCGCTGCCGCCGAGCCGGGCGAGCGACGACATCGCGCTGATCGTCGCCCGCACCCGGGCGCTGGACTCGGGCCGTGTCGTCGAGTGGGAGGTGCCGGGCGACCCCGCCGCGGTCCGCCGGGCGCGCTCGGAGGCCACCCGGCAGCTGGCCGTCTGGGGCCTGGAGGAGCTGGAGTTCACCACCGAGCTGATCCTCAGCGAGCTGGTCACCAACGCCATCCGGTACGGCGGCGGGCCGATCCGGGTCCGGCTCATCCACGACCGGCAGCTGATCTGCGAGGTCACCGACAGCAGTCACACCTCGCCCCATCTGCGGTACGCCGCCACGACCGACGAGGGCGGCCGGGGCCTGTACCTCATCGCCCAGCTCACCCAGCGCTGGGGCACGCGCTACTCCCCCACCGGCAAGACGATCTGGACCGAACAGGCGCTGCCCTGA
- a CDS encoding DUF1996 domain-containing protein has translation MAVNVYASATEDGAPDDWVERVASAAGTIDCPDVGSELTEVPEGAREGVDKELAALDQQIAEAYQRLQNSVQAQQQDSGFADNAIMNPLKEKRAATIERIAIAIDRVGDRPDGLDSLAACELRPAENQDAGQDGGEQNGDGQNQGGQGDQNQGGQQGGQGQQGNGGQAGNGPVAADYADIRSVQPNAGNRGGQNGSTGSFSTDCGVNANGVFNSDNVIVAPGVSNGAHHFHDYIGNQGNNAFAGDEDLAAADTSCENQGDRSSYFWPVIRLQNGTAEQDANSPGGGIEGNAGEIVTPKEVTMTFVGSPRGEVVEMPRLLRIITGDAKAFVNGPANANASWSCTGFEDRQLKDKYPLCPSGSDVVRTFKFQSCWDGRNIDSANHRTHVAFAAADGSCAAGFKAIPQLVQRIVYDVDAPSLQDGGRTTPLFAVDTFPEQLHKAVTDHGDFINVFDEDLMRAMVDCINDGRECDAADLGGGQGDGDGDQGNGGGQGDGGDQGNGGDQGNGGDQGGDAGQDDDQGQDPGQGQDGGQDQGEEQDQGQQKPGDGQDEGADQGKDENAAEPSETAQAPGGADDQANQGGDKEPQVLGSVKATQRGNPAGGDQPDQGDQGGDGAGDAGDGGDAVAAPEQTPAANVPSAAGQPGAQGSGSASGSLAETGSQLWPAMIGGVAVLAGVVLLRRVRRGSY, from the coding sequence GTGGCCGTCAACGTCTACGCGTCGGCCACCGAGGACGGTGCGCCCGACGACTGGGTCGAGCGGGTCGCCTCCGCCGCCGGCACGATCGACTGCCCGGACGTCGGCAGCGAGCTGACGGAGGTGCCCGAGGGGGCACGGGAAGGCGTCGACAAGGAACTCGCCGCCCTGGACCAGCAGATAGCCGAGGCATACCAGCGGCTGCAGAACTCCGTCCAGGCCCAGCAGCAGGACAGCGGGTTCGCCGACAACGCGATCATGAACCCGCTGAAGGAGAAGCGGGCGGCGACGATCGAGCGGATCGCGATCGCCATCGACCGCGTCGGGGACCGCCCCGACGGACTCGACTCCCTCGCCGCCTGCGAACTGCGCCCCGCCGAGAACCAGGACGCCGGTCAGGACGGCGGTGAGCAGAACGGCGACGGCCAGAACCAGGGCGGCCAGGGAGATCAGAACCAGGGCGGGCAGCAGGGCGGCCAGGGACAGCAGGGCAACGGGGGCCAGGCCGGCAACGGGCCGGTGGCCGCGGACTACGCCGACATCAGGTCCGTCCAGCCGAACGCCGGGAACCGCGGCGGACAGAACGGCTCCACCGGCTCCTTCAGCACCGACTGCGGGGTGAACGCCAACGGCGTGTTCAACTCGGACAACGTGATCGTCGCCCCCGGTGTCTCCAACGGTGCGCACCACTTCCACGACTACATCGGCAACCAGGGCAACAACGCCTTCGCCGGCGACGAGGACCTCGCAGCCGCCGACACCAGCTGTGAGAACCAGGGCGACAGGTCGTCGTACTTCTGGCCCGTGATCCGTCTGCAGAACGGCACCGCCGAGCAGGACGCCAACTCGCCCGGCGGCGGCATCGAGGGCAACGCCGGTGAGATCGTGACGCCCAAGGAGGTCACCATGACCTTCGTCGGCAGCCCGCGGGGCGAGGTCGTGGAGATGCCGCGGCTGCTGCGCATCATCACCGGCGACGCCAAGGCCTTCGTCAACGGCCCGGCCAACGCCAATGCGTCCTGGAGCTGCACCGGCTTCGAGGACCGGCAGCTGAAGGACAAGTACCCGCTCTGCCCCTCCGGCAGCGACGTGGTCCGCACCTTCAAGTTCCAGAGCTGCTGGGACGGGCGCAACATCGACAGCGCCAACCACCGCACCCACGTGGCCTTCGCCGCCGCGGACGGCAGCTGCGCGGCCGGCTTCAAGGCCATCCCGCAGCTGGTCCAGCGCATCGTCTACGACGTCGACGCCCCGAGCCTCCAGGACGGCGGCCGTACGACGCCGCTGTTCGCCGTGGACACCTTCCCCGAGCAGCTCCACAAGGCCGTCACCGACCACGGTGACTTCATCAACGTCTTCGACGAGGACCTGATGCGGGCGATGGTGGACTGCATCAACGACGGCCGCGAGTGCGACGCGGCCGACCTCGGCGGCGGCCAGGGCGACGGCGACGGTGACCAGGGCAACGGTGGCGGCCAGGGTGACGGTGGCGACCAAGGCAACGGTGGCGACCAAGGCAACGGTGGTGACCAGGGCGGCGACGCCGGCCAGGACGACGACCAGGGTCAGGACCCGGGCCAGGGCCAGGACGGCGGTCAGGACCAGGGTGAGGAGCAGGACCAGGGTCAGCAGAAGCCGGGCGACGGGCAGGACGAGGGTGCTGACCAGGGCAAGGACGAGAATGCGGCCGAGCCCTCCGAGACCGCCCAGGCACCCGGCGGCGCGGACGACCAGGCGAACCAGGGCGGCGACAAGGAGCCCCAGGTCCTCGGCTCGGTGAAGGCGACCCAGCGCGGCAACCCCGCGGGCGGCGACCAGCCGGACCAGGGTGACCAGGGCGGCGACGGCGCGGGCGACGCCGGGGACGGTGGCGACGCGGTCGCGGCCCCCGAGCAGACGCCCGCGGCGAACGTGCCGTCGGCCGCCGGGCAGCCCGGCGCGCAGGGGTCCGGGTCGGCGTCGGGCAGCCTCGCCGAGACCGGTTCGCAGCTGTGGCCCGCGATGATCGGCGGTGTGGCGGTGCTGGCCGGTGTCGTCCTGCTGCGCCGGGTCAGGCGCGGAAGCTACTGA
- a CDS encoding Gfo/Idh/MocA family oxidoreductase — translation MRIGLLGTGPWAEMAYAPALSAHQELEFAGVWGRRPEAAKELADRHGGLPVYEDVDALFADVDAVAVALPPSVQAPLAVRAARAGCHLLLDKPLSIDVEQGRAVVAAVEESGVASVVFFTARFQTAIDAWITEQAAREGWFTGRAEWFGSLFDGESDSPFANSPWRREKGGLWDVGPHALSVLLPVLGDVVNVAAAVRGPRDTVHLVLLHTGGASSTLTLSLTAPPAAAGATVELRGRAGTAVLPTTDEEVVPALVRAGDALLAAVRSGRPHPCDAAFALRVTELLAAAEGQLTG, via the coding sequence ATGCGCATAGGACTGCTCGGAACCGGACCGTGGGCCGAGATGGCCTACGCCCCCGCGCTGAGCGCCCACCAGGAGCTGGAGTTCGCGGGGGTGTGGGGCAGGCGCCCGGAGGCGGCCAAGGAACTGGCCGACCGGCACGGCGGGCTGCCGGTGTACGAGGACGTCGACGCCCTGTTCGCGGACGTGGACGCGGTCGCCGTGGCCCTGCCGCCCTCCGTGCAGGCACCGCTCGCGGTGCGCGCTGCGCGGGCGGGCTGTCATCTGCTGCTCGACAAGCCGCTGTCGATCGACGTCGAGCAGGGGCGGGCCGTCGTCGCGGCGGTCGAGGAGAGCGGGGTCGCCTCGGTCGTCTTCTTCACCGCCCGGTTCCAGACCGCGATCGACGCGTGGATCACCGAACAGGCCGCCCGGGAGGGCTGGTTCACGGGTCGCGCGGAGTGGTTCGGGTCGCTGTTCGACGGGGAGAGCGACAGTCCGTTCGCCAACTCGCCGTGGCGGCGGGAGAAAGGCGGACTGTGGGACGTGGGCCCGCACGCCCTGTCCGTGCTGCTGCCGGTCCTCGGGGACGTGGTGAACGTGGCCGCCGCCGTGCGGGGGCCCCGGGACACGGTCCATCTGGTGCTCCTGCACACCGGCGGGGCGTCCAGCACGCTCACCCTCAGCCTCACCGCCCCGCCCGCGGCCGCCGGTGCCACGGTCGAGCTGCGCGGCCGGGCCGGGACGGCCGTACTGCCCACGACCGACGAAGAGGTCGTACCGGCTCTGGTGCGGGCGGGGGACGCGCTGCTGGCGGCGGTCCGTAGTGGTCGTCCGCATCCGTGCGACGCCGCGTTCGCGCTGCGCGTGACGGAGCTACTGGCTGCCGCGGAAGGGCAGTTGACCGGCTGA
- a CDS encoding histidine kinase dimerization/phosphoacceptor domain-containing protein — protein sequence MAEGRARRRRLPPGDVAAAAVLFVAMTVVRLGAGEGPDASPPLVLALGAMIAGGLAVRRRAPLAGYAVGTAGLVVETLWVGPGQLTPVANLIGVHSLGLYASPRRAVLGALLVPPGVLAHFAPKDDQWVTRAAVVLVWLLVWAAGCATARRRRETEELRRLLRRETVVAERVCIARELHDIVGHSVNAMLVQAGAGRMVLDTDPERTAPVTS from the coding sequence ATGGCGGAGGGCCGGGCCCGGCGGCGGCGGTTGCCACCGGGCGACGTGGCGGCCGCCGCCGTGCTGTTCGTGGCCATGACCGTCGTACGGCTCGGCGCAGGGGAGGGCCCCGACGCCTCCCCGCCCCTCGTCCTGGCCCTCGGCGCGATGATCGCCGGGGGCCTGGCGGTCCGGCGCCGCGCCCCGCTCGCCGGGTACGCGGTGGGCACGGCGGGGCTCGTCGTGGAGACCCTGTGGGTGGGGCCCGGCCAGTTGACGCCGGTCGCGAACCTCATCGGCGTCCACTCGCTGGGCCTGTACGCCAGTCCGCGCAGGGCCGTGCTCGGCGCGCTCCTCGTACCGCCCGGTGTGCTGGCCCACTTCGCCCCGAAGGACGACCAGTGGGTGACCCGGGCCGCGGTCGTCCTCGTCTGGCTGCTGGTGTGGGCGGCGGGCTGCGCCACGGCCCGCCGCCGCAGGGAGACGGAGGAGCTGCGGCGGTTGCTGCGCCGCGAGACGGTCGTCGCCGAACGGGTGTGCATCGCCCGGGAATTGCACGACATCGTCGGACACTCGGTGAACGCCATGCTGGTCCAGGCCGGTGCGGGACGCATGGTGCTCGACACCGACCCCGAACGCACCGCACCCGTGACCTCCTGA